A single window of Streptomyces cathayae DNA harbors:
- a CDS encoding VOC family protein, whose protein sequence is MLSSLAYLGFRSPNSDQWRTFAPDILGCMLGEDGEDGSVRVRIDDAEWRIQIHPGETDEVAYFGWAVSEEGMLPAFAERLRAAGLTVHTGDRGLAEKRSVDQLIWFEDPWAFRHEVVWGQVVEPSSFRPGRPVSGFVTGKQGLGHAVLLLPDVEAGHAFFTEVMGFRLSDKIARPDGTQSHFYHCNGRHHSLALAQVPGAVGLNHIMLQLHNIDDVGTALDLCRARGVPLRKELGRHTNDQMISFYLTTPSSFHLEYGFGALDVDDDWVPATYRRASTWGHKMTDDPAGRTPGILRRTEAVGA, encoded by the coding sequence ATGCTCAGCTCGCTGGCCTATCTCGGATTCCGCTCCCCGAACTCCGACCAGTGGCGCACCTTCGCCCCCGACATCCTCGGCTGCATGCTGGGGGAGGACGGCGAGGACGGCAGCGTCCGTGTACGGATCGACGACGCCGAGTGGCGCATCCAGATCCACCCCGGGGAGACCGACGAGGTGGCCTACTTCGGTTGGGCCGTGAGCGAAGAGGGCATGCTGCCCGCCTTCGCCGAGCGTTTGAGGGCCGCCGGCCTCACCGTGCACACCGGTGACCGCGGGCTGGCCGAGAAGCGCTCGGTCGACCAGCTGATCTGGTTCGAGGACCCCTGGGCCTTCCGTCACGAGGTCGTCTGGGGCCAGGTCGTGGAGCCCAGCTCCTTCCGTCCCGGACGACCGGTGAGCGGGTTCGTGACCGGCAAGCAGGGCCTGGGCCACGCTGTGCTGCTTCTGCCCGACGTCGAGGCCGGGCACGCCTTCTTCACCGAGGTGATGGGCTTCCGGCTCTCCGACAAGATCGCCCGTCCCGACGGCACCCAGTCGCACTTCTACCACTGCAACGGGCGGCACCACTCGCTGGCGCTGGCCCAGGTCCCCGGCGCCGTCGGCCTGAACCACATAATGCTGCAGCTGCACAACATCGACGACGTCGGCACGGCACTGGACCTGTGCCGTGCCAGGGGCGTGCCCCTGCGCAAGGAGCTGGGCCGGCACACCAACGACCAGATGATCTCCTTCTACCTGACCACGCCCTCGTCGTTCCACCTCGAGTACGGCTTCGGAGCCCTCGATGTCGACGACGACTGGGTGCCGGCCACATACCGCCGGGCCAGCACGTGGGGCCACAAGATGACCGACGACCCCGCGGGGCGGACGCCGGGAATCCTGCGTCGCACCGAAGCCGTCGGGGCCTGA
- a CDS encoding flavin reductase — MTDKDANEDAASPRALEAEDFLEVTSQVPSGACVMAAWNRQQEPVGTLLTGFTPVSQAPPSLVLVVLKDAPGVEDVRRSGRCSVAVLSEDQDALLRALSLPGGLGSVEWRVTPQGSPVLDGVAGWLDCRVLQTHETSDTVVVVAEAIDAGLAENRRPMLRYQGGFGQFVPGRLSSLESVGAAAAQRVVELAREPIEVLARDLGVECSVITYEEDHAVAVAVANHSSSARRTRLGSRIPVVPPLGIHFAANPGSGISEDEWLAKLGDADAPEVDLVRAQLARVRERGWSITLSGPLSVPELDELVGAYSESSDIPEHTSALVDAIRSMAAYHEPEEILSDEVYDVIAMSVPVRSPSGAALAVLRLLGLPPQVTGSEVLLWLSMLLDTARSVEALLEPRPITSRQALT; from the coding sequence ATGACGGACAAGGATGCGAACGAGGACGCGGCTTCACCCCGCGCCCTGGAAGCCGAGGACTTCCTCGAGGTGACGTCGCAGGTGCCTTCGGGCGCGTGCGTCATGGCGGCGTGGAACCGGCAGCAGGAGCCGGTCGGCACCCTGCTCACCGGTTTCACCCCGGTGTCGCAGGCGCCCCCGTCGCTGGTTCTCGTGGTGCTGAAGGATGCTCCGGGCGTCGAGGACGTCCGGAGGAGCGGACGGTGCTCGGTGGCAGTGCTCTCCGAGGACCAGGACGCGCTGCTGCGGGCGCTGTCGCTTCCCGGCGGCCTGGGCTCGGTGGAGTGGCGGGTCACGCCGCAGGGATCCCCGGTCCTGGACGGCGTGGCGGGCTGGCTCGACTGCCGCGTCCTGCAGACGCACGAGACCTCGGACACCGTGGTCGTGGTGGCCGAGGCCATCGACGCCGGCCTCGCGGAGAACCGGCGGCCGATGCTGCGCTACCAGGGCGGGTTCGGCCAGTTCGTTCCCGGTCGCCTGTCGTCGCTGGAGTCCGTGGGGGCTGCGGCGGCACAGCGGGTGGTCGAACTGGCCCGCGAGCCGATCGAGGTGTTGGCGCGGGACCTCGGTGTCGAGTGCAGCGTGATCACCTACGAGGAGGATCATGCCGTGGCCGTGGCCGTGGCCAACCACTCGTCCTCCGCACGTCGTACCCGGCTGGGCTCCCGCATCCCGGTGGTGCCGCCCCTGGGCATCCACTTCGCCGCGAACCCCGGTTCGGGGATCAGCGAGGACGAGTGGCTCGCGAAGCTCGGTGACGCCGACGCGCCGGAGGTCGACCTCGTACGCGCCCAACTGGCCCGGGTGCGTGAACGCGGTTGGTCGATCACCCTCAGCGGTCCCCTCAGCGTTCCCGAGCTCGACGAGCTCGTGGGTGCCTACAGCGAGTCCTCCGACATCCCGGAGCACACCTCGGCGCTCGTCGACGCCATCCGCTCGATGGCGGCGTACCACGAGCCCGAGGAGATCCTCTCCGACGAGGTCTACGACGTCATCGCCATGAGCGTCCCGGTGCGCTCGCCCAGTGGAGCGGCCCTCGCCGTGCTGAGGCTTCTCGGCCTGCCGCCCCAGGTCACCGGATCGGAGGTCCTCCTCTGGCTCTCGATGCTCCTCGACACCGCACGCTCGGTCGAGGCGCTGCTGGAGCCCCGACCCATCACCTCCCGACAGGCTCTCACCTAG
- a CDS encoding acyl-CoA dehydrogenase family protein, translating into MSATAARPQADRPTLVERARLLVPGIAERASETEKMRHVHEDSLKDLADSGLARALQAKVYGGEEANPAEFFLAATEISKACASTGWIMMLLGVHSWELAHMSKELNDEIFGADPEALISSSYNMQGNKATRVEGGFRLSGTWRSSSGIHHAKWVVVGADVPGEVVPYNFFFPIEDAKVVDDWYTLGLNGTGSRTVVVDDIFIPEHRAIDRGILYGGFGPGLREFTAPLYRLPHAHIYTMVSAAPALGTGWRFLEEFKSAYGVSKTVSRSLEGDRLMLVRLAEARGALSAAQTVTVARLQEAYDAACRGEELSTLEIAQAMYDIAQNGKAGMSVVSSLFPALRPNAVYSSNIMQRLYRDLIVAREHGTSNGDAQAEPLAMIDLGLAGGHLLFPPADQREAARLRAQAKCYI; encoded by the coding sequence ATGTCAGCAACCGCTGCCCGCCCCCAGGCGGATCGTCCGACACTGGTGGAGCGGGCCCGGCTGTTGGTGCCCGGCATCGCTGAGCGGGCGTCAGAGACCGAGAAGATGCGTCACGTGCACGAGGACAGCCTCAAGGACCTCGCCGACTCCGGTCTCGCACGGGCGCTGCAGGCCAAGGTGTACGGCGGCGAGGAGGCGAACCCCGCGGAGTTCTTCCTCGCGGCCACGGAGATCAGCAAGGCCTGCGCGTCGACCGGGTGGATCATGATGCTCCTGGGCGTGCACTCCTGGGAGCTGGCCCACATGTCGAAGGAGCTCAACGACGAGATCTTCGGGGCGGACCCCGAGGCCCTGATCTCCTCGTCCTATAACATGCAGGGCAACAAGGCGACCCGTGTCGAGGGCGGGTTCCGGCTGTCGGGAACCTGGCGCTCCTCCAGCGGCATCCACCACGCCAAGTGGGTCGTGGTCGGCGCGGACGTGCCCGGCGAGGTCGTCCCCTACAACTTCTTCTTCCCGATCGAGGACGCCAAGGTCGTCGACGACTGGTACACCCTGGGTCTCAACGGCACCGGCAGCCGCACGGTGGTCGTGGACGACATCTTCATCCCGGAGCACCGCGCCATCGACCGCGGCATCCTGTACGGCGGTTTCGGGCCCGGACTGCGGGAGTTCACCGCGCCGCTCTACCGCCTGCCCCACGCCCACATCTACACGATGGTCTCGGCCGCCCCCGCTCTCGGAACCGGTTGGCGGTTCCTGGAGGAGTTCAAGTCCGCGTATGGCGTTTCCAAGACGGTCTCGCGCTCGCTCGAGGGCGACCGGCTGATGCTCGTCCGCCTGGCCGAGGCCCGCGGCGCCCTCTCCGCCGCGCAGACCGTCACCGTGGCCCGGCTGCAGGAGGCCTACGACGCCGCCTGCCGTGGCGAGGAGCTCAGCACGCTCGAGATCGCCCAGGCGATGTACGACATCGCACAGAACGGCAAGGCCGGCATGTCGGTGGTGAGCAGCCTCTTCCCGGCCCTGCGTCCCAACGCGGTGTACAGCTCCAACATCATGCAGCGCCTTTACCGCGACCTCATCGTGGCGCGCGAGCACGGCACCTCCAACGGCGATGCCCAGGCAGAGCCCCTGGCGATGATCGACCTGGGTCTCGCCGGCGGCCACCTGCTGTTCCCGCCGGCCGACCAGCGTGAGGCCGCACGACTGCGTGCCCAGGCCAAGTGCTACATCTGA
- a CDS encoding alpha/beta fold hydrolase, producing MTPPLPTETGATSRHVQVDGTVVHVHEAGSGPTLLCIHGGAPGATGWANFGQNVATWARGFRVLVVDLPGFGESDWVEASDGKHRAHANLFVGLLDELGISGPVHVVALATGGAVAMRMAIDHPDRVARLVLVSSAGGLSLFDASPTEGERAIREYYSGTGPSLEKMRHYLALTVSDPALVTDELVEARHQNSITPQALEGSRHRGRPHPSDAVWQEAPSIRARTLIVWGRDNRVKGYDNGLFLLNRIPDSELHIYSGAGLWVPFERAARFERLVSDFLLTD from the coding sequence ATGACGCCTCCACTCCCCACCGAGACCGGGGCCACCAGCCGCCACGTTCAGGTGGACGGCACCGTCGTCCACGTCCACGAGGCCGGGTCCGGGCCGACCCTGCTGTGCATCCACGGGGGCGCGCCCGGCGCGACCGGCTGGGCGAACTTCGGCCAGAACGTCGCCACGTGGGCCCGTGGCTTCCGCGTGCTCGTGGTCGACCTGCCCGGCTTCGGCGAGTCCGACTGGGTCGAGGCTTCCGACGGCAAGCACCGCGCGCACGCGAACCTCTTCGTCGGGCTCCTGGACGAGCTGGGGATCAGCGGTCCGGTCCACGTGGTGGCCCTGGCCACGGGCGGCGCGGTGGCGATGCGCATGGCCATCGACCACCCCGACCGGGTGGCACGGCTGGTCCTCGTGAGCTCGGCCGGCGGCCTCTCCCTCTTCGACGCCTCCCCCACCGAGGGCGAACGGGCGATCCGTGAGTACTACTCCGGGACGGGCCCCTCGCTCGAGAAAATGCGCCACTACCTCGCCCTCACGGTGAGCGACCCCGCCCTGGTCACCGACGAGCTCGTCGAGGCCCGCCACCAGAACAGCATCACCCCCCAGGCCCTCGAGGGCTCCCGGCACCGCGGGCGCCCCCACCCCAGCGACGCGGTGTGGCAGGAGGCCCCCTCGATCCGGGCCCGCACCCTGATCGTGTGGGGCCGCGACAACCGCGTGAAGGGCTACGACAACGGGCTCTTCCTGCTCAACCGCATCCCGGACAGCGAGCTGCACATCTACTCGGGCGCCGGTCTGTGGGTGCCGTTCGAGCGTGCTGCCCGGTTCGAGCGGCTGGTGTCGGACTTCCTGCTGACCGACTGA
- a CDS encoding flavin reductase family protein yields MSTVAAHKAVSNAPDPRAFRNVMGHFPTGVVVVTGIASDGRPAGMVIGSFTSVSLEPPVVAYLPSKSSKSYVRLSEAEVFCVNVLSADQEHLCRQFAKSDDEKFEGLDWTPSPAGAPILPGAVAWIECRQRETLDVGDHYIVLGDTTALGVQNPDLPLLFFQGGYGSFSHGSLLMPGGPSFIRSVRLAETLRARIEDVAHDLGAQCDVLVRDGGEGVLVASANQALGRVGSLLGARIPIVAPLQPLFVTGNCAVPEDAWFSLGRLDEELRRSAEAQLERVRERGWSLVLKGGTCEAEMDHAMQRFADSPRTPTGDREFVESMGRMSSVREPEKIDLDARYDVLYLAVPVVDVHGEVVLTLKLSQLPEQAEGREILRWVSRLQDAARECAEDAALWA; encoded by the coding sequence GTGAGTACCGTCGCGGCTCACAAGGCAGTGAGCAACGCCCCCGACCCGCGGGCGTTCAGGAACGTCATGGGTCACTTCCCCACCGGCGTGGTGGTGGTGACCGGCATCGCCTCCGACGGCCGGCCCGCCGGCATGGTGATCGGGTCGTTCACCTCGGTGTCGCTGGAGCCCCCGGTGGTGGCGTACCTGCCGTCGAAGAGCTCGAAGAGCTACGTGCGCCTCAGCGAGGCGGAGGTCTTCTGCGTCAATGTGCTCAGCGCCGACCAGGAGCACCTGTGCCGCCAGTTCGCGAAGAGCGACGACGAGAAGTTCGAGGGGCTCGACTGGACCCCTTCGCCGGCAGGGGCCCCGATCCTGCCCGGTGCCGTCGCGTGGATCGAGTGCCGACAGCGGGAGACCCTCGACGTCGGCGACCACTACATCGTCCTGGGCGACACCACCGCCCTGGGCGTGCAGAACCCGGACCTTCCGCTCCTGTTCTTCCAGGGTGGCTACGGGAGCTTCAGCCACGGCTCGCTCCTGATGCCCGGCGGTCCGTCGTTCATCCGTTCGGTGCGGCTCGCAGAGACCCTGCGAGCCCGCATCGAGGACGTGGCCCACGACCTGGGCGCCCAGTGCGACGTGCTGGTCCGCGACGGCGGGGAGGGAGTGCTGGTGGCCAGCGCCAACCAGGCGCTGGGCCGGGTGGGATCCCTCCTGGGTGCCCGGATCCCGATAGTGGCGCCGCTGCAGCCCCTGTTCGTCACCGGCAACTGTGCCGTTCCCGAGGACGCCTGGTTCTCCCTGGGCCGTCTCGACGAGGAGCTCCGGCGCTCGGCCGAGGCGCAGCTGGAGCGCGTGCGCGAGCGCGGCTGGTCGCTCGTGCTGAAGGGCGGCACGTGCGAGGCCGAGATGGACCACGCGATGCAGCGGTTCGCCGACAGCCCCCGCACCCCCACCGGGGACCGCGAGTTCGTCGAGAGCATGGGCCGGATGTCGTCGGTGCGCGAGCCGGAGAAGATCGACCTGGATGCCCGGTACGACGTGCTGTACCTCGCGGTGCCGGTCGTCGACGTGCACGGTGAGGTGGTCCTGACGCTCAAGCTGAGCCAGCTGCCCGAGCAGGCCGAGGGCCGCGAGATTCTGCGGTGGGTCTCCCGCCTGCAGGACGCCGCCCGCGAGTGCGCCGAGGACGCAGCACTCTGGGCCTGA
- a CDS encoding acyl-CoA dehydrogenase family protein — MTSTEASATEPPLVQRARRLYPSIAERAADVEKQRYVHPDSIDEMIDAGLTRGLQSAAYGGAEANPAEFYQAVSEIAKACTSTGWILMVLGVHTWEMAHMSKELNDELFGDDPTTLISSSYNMQGNVATKVPGGYRLTGSWKSSSGILHSSWVALGANVEGEPAPYNFVIPVKDVKSIDDWHVLGLAGTGSRSVVVEDVFIPEHRAIDRDVLRSGFGPGLKHTDAPLYRVPQSLIYTSVSSAPALGAGWRFYEEFKTAYGVSKTVSRSLGDDRLMLTRLAEARGNLSVAGTVPRIRLQEAYDAACEGREQSDLQVAQAMYDISRNGKLIFDIAASLFPTLRPNAVYSSNIMQRLYRDILVARSHGTANIDERGQAMAMVDLGLPGEHTMFLPPERRAAACERAEKLGYL, encoded by the coding sequence ATGACCAGCACCGAGGCGAGCGCCACCGAACCGCCGCTCGTGCAGCGCGCTCGCAGGCTCTACCCTTCCATCGCAGAACGGGCGGCGGACGTCGAGAAGCAGCGCTACGTCCACCCGGACAGCATCGACGAGATGATCGACGCGGGCCTGACCCGCGGTCTCCAGTCGGCTGCGTACGGCGGCGCCGAGGCCAACCCGGCCGAGTTCTACCAGGCGGTCTCCGAGATCGCGAAGGCGTGCACGTCCACCGGGTGGATCCTGATGGTGCTCGGTGTCCACACCTGGGAGATGGCGCACATGTCCAAGGAGCTCAACGACGAGCTCTTCGGTGACGACCCCACCACTCTGATCTCGTCGTCCTACAACATGCAGGGCAACGTGGCCACCAAGGTCCCCGGCGGCTACCGTCTCACCGGCTCGTGGAAGTCGTCGAGCGGGATCCTCCACTCCTCGTGGGTGGCCCTGGGCGCCAACGTCGAGGGCGAGCCGGCACCGTACAACTTCGTCATCCCCGTCAAGGACGTCAAGAGCATCGACGACTGGCACGTACTCGGCCTCGCCGGGACCGGCAGCCGCAGCGTGGTGGTCGAGGACGTGTTCATCCCCGAGCACCGGGCGATCGACCGCGACGTCCTGCGCAGCGGCTTCGGGCCCGGGCTCAAGCACACCGACGCGCCCCTGTACCGGGTGCCCCAGTCGCTGATCTACACCTCGGTGTCCTCGGCTCCCGCGCTCGGTGCCGGGTGGCGGTTCTACGAGGAGTTCAAGACGGCCTACGGCGTCTCCAAGACCGTCAGCCGGTCCCTCGGCGACGACCGCCTGATGCTGACCCGCCTGGCGGAGGCGCGTGGCAACCTGTCGGTCGCGGGCACCGTGCCGCGCATCCGTCTGCAGGAGGCGTACGACGCCGCGTGCGAGGGGCGCGAGCAGAGCGACCTGCAGGTGGCGCAGGCGATGTACGACATCTCCCGCAACGGCAAGCTCATCTTCGACATCGCCGCCTCGCTGTTCCCGACGTTGCGACCCAACGCGGTGTACAGCTCCAACATCATGCAGCGCCTCTACCGCGACATCCTGGTGGCGCGCAGCCACGGCACCGCCAACATCGACGAGCGCGGCCAAGCCATGGCCATGGTCGACCTGGGTCTGCCCGGCGAGCACACCATGTTCCTGCCGCCCGAGCGTCGTGCTGCCGCGTGCGAGCGCGCCGAGAAGCTGGGGTACCTGTGA
- a CDS encoding alpha/beta fold hydrolase encodes MALTEEGIVHVPGMLSRWVRLSTGAKVHYMTSGETGPAVVLLHGGINGSSGTAGWRFMAPYLGACGFRVYAPDLPSYGLTEDPTNHYGYGLGGHVDFVHDFVRQVGVDEFHLAGNSMGCSITAQYVVTHPEQVLSFALIAGRIGDLVSLEDIRRADGRGPKELPHVAFDGTEESMRAVLTSITYDPSKVTDDVVAMRTLAAGKHADTYAKNLARVFGPQDGSSDPNELARLTTRGRLDKVTIPGIYLYGRQDVVFRVEAGYLQEDALPNVQFFYPDETGHQGQTDQPDLFNQVFLEFFRDGRVSWKTSVRAGISDRRPPIPSLVETPAGSAAE; translated from the coding sequence ATGGCACTGACCGAAGAGGGAATCGTCCACGTCCCGGGCATGCTCAGCCGGTGGGTCCGCCTCTCCACGGGCGCGAAGGTCCACTACATGACCTCCGGCGAGACCGGGCCGGCAGTGGTCCTCCTCCACGGCGGGATCAACGGCTCGTCCGGAACGGCCGGCTGGCGCTTCATGGCCCCCTACCTCGGGGCGTGCGGCTTCCGGGTCTACGCCCCCGACCTGCCGTCCTACGGACTCACCGAGGACCCGACCAACCACTACGGGTACGGCCTGGGCGGTCATGTCGACTTCGTGCACGACTTCGTGCGGCAGGTGGGCGTGGACGAGTTCCACCTGGCAGGCAACTCGATGGGCTGCAGCATCACCGCCCAGTACGTGGTGACCCACCCCGAGCAGGTCCTCAGCTTCGCGTTGATCGCCGGCCGCATCGGTGACCTCGTCTCGCTCGAGGACATCCGCCGAGCGGACGGACGTGGGCCGAAGGAGCTGCCGCACGTTGCCTTCGACGGCACCGAGGAGAGCATGCGGGCGGTGCTCACGAGCATCACGTACGACCCCTCCAAGGTCACCGACGACGTGGTTGCCATGCGCACTCTCGCGGCCGGCAAGCACGCCGACACCTACGCGAAGAACCTTGCCCGCGTGTTCGGTCCGCAGGACGGCAGCAGCGACCCCAACGAGCTCGCCCGCCTGACCACGCGCGGACGTCTCGACAAGGTCACCATCCCGGGCATCTACCTGTACGGCCGCCAGGACGTGGTGTTCCGCGTCGAGGCGGGCTACCTGCAGGAAGACGCACTCCCCAACGTCCAGTTCTTCTACCCCGACGAGACCGGGCACCAGGGTCAGACCGACCAGCCCGACCTCTTCAACCAGGTCTTCCTCGAGTTCTTCCGTGACGGACGTGTCTCGTGGAAGACGAGTGTGCGCGCCGGGATCTCGGACCGGCGTCCGCCCATTCCTTCCCTCGTCGAGACTCCCGCCGGCTCCGCCGCCGAGTAG
- a CDS encoding VOC family protein: MLHSLAYLGISSPAVDEWPTFATEVLGCMLAEPGPDGAVRLRVDDALWRIQIHPGEVDAVDYFGWAVTDEASLDELQGRLEAEGVEVHEGDAELAAARAVNRIRWFVDPWGYRHELIWGQIIRPSSFRPGRAISRFITGQQGLGHVVVGMPDLERAHDFFTRVLGFELSDKIITDKLEAHFYHVNGRHHSLALGRLPEGVVGFNHLMLQLEAIDDVGRGYDLCLERGVPISKVLGRHANDRMVSFYLTTPSAFNIEYGYGGVEIDEDWTPKTFDKSSIWGHTVHEDNPKPSPGIVRRLG, encoded by the coding sequence ATGCTCCATTCCCTCGCCTACCTCGGCATCTCCTCCCCGGCAGTCGACGAATGGCCTACCTTCGCCACGGAGGTGCTCGGATGCATGCTGGCCGAGCCGGGCCCGGACGGCGCCGTGCGGCTGCGCGTCGACGACGCGCTGTGGCGCATCCAGATCCACCCGGGAGAGGTCGACGCGGTCGACTACTTCGGCTGGGCCGTCACCGACGAGGCCAGCCTCGACGAGCTCCAGGGCCGCCTCGAGGCGGAGGGGGTCGAGGTGCACGAGGGTGACGCCGAGCTGGCGGCTGCTCGTGCCGTCAACCGAATCCGCTGGTTCGTGGACCCGTGGGGATACCGTCACGAGCTGATCTGGGGCCAGATCATCCGGCCCTCGTCGTTCCGCCCCGGTCGTGCCATCAGCCGGTTCATCACCGGCCAGCAGGGCCTGGGACACGTGGTGGTCGGTATGCCCGACCTCGAGCGTGCCCATGACTTCTTCACGCGGGTCCTCGGCTTCGAGCTGTCCGACAAGATCATCACCGACAAGCTCGAGGCGCACTTCTACCACGTCAACGGCCGTCACCACTCCCTGGCGCTGGGTCGCCTGCCGGAGGGCGTGGTGGGCTTCAACCACCTCATGCTCCAGCTGGAGGCCATCGACGACGTCGGGCGTGGTTACGACCTCTGCCTCGAGCGCGGTGTGCCGATCTCGAAGGTGCTCGGGCGCCACGCCAACGACCGGATGGTGTCGTTCTACCTGACCACGCCGTCCGCCTTCAACATCGAGTACGGCTACGGCGGCGTCGAGATCGACGAGGACTGGACCCCCAAGACCTTCGACAAGAGCAGCATCTGGGGTCACACCGTCCACGAGGACAACCCCAAGCCGTCCCCCGGCATCGTCCGACGCCTCGGCTGA